One Glycine max cultivar Williams 82 chromosome 3, Glycine_max_v4.0, whole genome shotgun sequence DNA window includes the following coding sequences:
- the LOC113001195 gene encoding uncharacterized protein, with protein MKRSIPEAFWGSISEGQSARKFLEEIEQYFAKNEKGETSNLFAKVVSIKYKGKWNIRECIIEMSNLASKLKSLKLELGEDLLVHLVLISLPAHFGQFKVSYNTQKDKWSLNELISHCVQEEERL; from the coding sequence ATGAAGCGCTCTATTCCAGAGGCGTTTTGGGGCTCTATTTCTGAGGGTCAAAGTGCAAGGAAATTCCTTGAGGAAATTGAGCAATACtttgccaaaaatgaaaaaggggAGACGAGTAACCTTTTCGCTAAAGTAGTCTCCATAAAGTATAAAGGCAAATGGAACATAAGGGAGTGCATTATAGAGATGTCCAATCTCGCATCAAAACTCAAGTCACTTAAGTTAGAGCTTGGTGAAGACTTGCTCGTGCACTTGGTTTTGATCTCGCTTCCTGCACACTTTGGGCAATTTAAAGTGAGCTATAACACTCAGAAGGACAAATGGTCCCTCAATGAGCTTATATCTCACTGTGTGCAAGAGGAGGAGAGGCTGTAG